One bacterium DNA segment encodes these proteins:
- the fsa gene encoding fructose-6-phosphate aldolase, which translates to MKLFIDTANLDAIKRVADLGLLDGVTTNPTLVSREKMPADKLYDEIVKICSGPINVEAVSQDADGIVEEARAFHKRAPNFVTKIPCFEEGLKAVRRLADEGIITNVTLVFSPAQAILVAKAGAGYCSPFIGRLDDISHTGMDLIEDIVTIYENYDYDTEVVVASVRHPLHVVEAARIGADVVTVPPAVIDKLVKHPLTDAGMKKFLEDYAKIPKA; encoded by the coding sequence ATGAAACTCTTTATTGACACCGCAAATTTGGACGCCATAAAGCGGGTTGCGGATTTGGGCTTGCTGGACGGCGTCACCACCAACCCCACGCTCGTGTCGCGCGAGAAGATGCCGGCCGACAAGCTCTACGACGAGATCGTTAAGATTTGCTCGGGCCCCATAAACGTCGAGGCCGTGAGCCAGGACGCCGACGGCATCGTCGAGGAGGCGCGCGCCTTCCACAAACGCGCCCCCAACTTCGTTACCAAGATCCCCTGCTTCGAGGAGGGGTTGAAGGCGGTGCGTAGGCTGGCCGACGAGGGCATCATCACGAACGTGACGCTCGTCTTCTCACCGGCGCAGGCCATCCTGGTGGCCAAAGCGGGCGCCGGATATTGTAGTCCTTTCATCGGGCGGCTCGACGACATAAGCCATACCGGTATGGACCTCATCGAGGATATCGTCACGATCTACGAGAACTACGACTACGACACCGAGGTCGTCGTCGCCAGCGTCCGCCATCCGCTGCACGTAGTCGAGGCCGCGCGTATCGGCGCCGACGTCGTGACGGTCCCGCCAGCGGTCATCGATAAGTTGGTGAAGCATCCGCTCACCGACGCCGGTATGAAGAAGTTCCTCGAAGACTACGCGAAGATACCCAAAGCCTAG
- a CDS encoding GWxTD domain-containing protein, translating into MKILKNISILALLAALAGSAAAARKVAVLDFDAYGQASAESGVDIADNVRLMYLGVEDYELEKYRRLNNAVSAARGAGLDLTAMNDIVRLGKALKVDEVVTGRVTYDGELYTLQIWVNDVEKKTLKGSADAQSRDLRQLTEDLIKGMSGAEQFGVLFPDEVRDLPQPTEKDTRLALSLIATDEELTLFDVLSPRGKSMMLEKFWVRRDPDPNTPENEYEDEFWRRVTYVHDHFTSPIREGLRADRGKVYVIFGPPDEIEDHAGGTASLAGIERSTWSTKPYYAWKYYNAGPTGRRILFVFVDEVGDGEFSIFASTEPGFGRHIASFAEFDMNRLAIDEEDIGDTGETTFWDSPGRFEGK; encoded by the coding sequence ATGAAGATACTAAAAAATATAAGTATCCTGGCCTTGCTCGCGGCCCTTGCCGGGAGCGCGGCCGCCGCGCGTAAGGTCGCCGTGCTGGACTTCGACGCCTACGGCCAGGCGAGCGCCGAAAGCGGCGTCGACATAGCCGACAACGTCCGCCTCATGTACCTGGGCGTAGAGGATTACGAATTGGAGAAGTATCGGCGTTTGAATAACGCCGTCAGCGCGGCGCGGGGCGCCGGCCTCGACCTTACGGCGATGAACGATATCGTGCGGTTGGGTAAGGCGTTGAAAGTCGACGAAGTCGTCACGGGCCGGGTGACGTACGACGGCGAGCTGTACACGCTCCAAATTTGGGTGAACGACGTCGAGAAGAAAACCTTGAAGGGGTCGGCCGACGCTCAAAGCCGCGACTTGCGCCAGCTGACGGAGGACCTGATAAAGGGGATGAGCGGGGCCGAGCAGTTCGGCGTCCTTTTCCCGGACGAGGTGCGTGACCTCCCGCAGCCCACGGAGAAGGATACCCGCCTGGCGCTGTCCCTCATCGCCACCGATGAGGAGCTTACCCTTTTCGACGTCCTCTCTCCCCGCGGTAAAAGCATGATGCTGGAAAAGTTCTGGGTGCGGCGCGACCCGGACCCGAATACCCCCGAGAACGAGTACGAGGACGAGTTCTGGCGGCGCGTGACGTACGTCCACGACCACTTTACGTCGCCTATCCGCGAAGGCCTGCGCGCCGACCGCGGCAAGGTCTACGTCATCTTCGGGCCCCCCGACGAGATCGAGGACCACGCCGGCGGGACCGCTTCTCTCGCCGGCATCGAGAGGTCTACGTGGTCCACGAAGCCGTATTACGCGTGGAAGTACTACAACGCCGGGCCGACCGGCCGACGGATACTCTTCGTCTTCGTCGACGAAGTGGGCGACGGGGAGTTTAGCATCTTCGCTTCTACCGAGCCGGGCTTCGGCCGTCACATCGCCTCCTTCGCCGAGTTCGATATGAATCGGCTGGCGATCGACGAGGAGGATATTGGCGACACGGGCGAGACCACGTTCTGGGATTCGCCGGGCCGCTTCGAAGGCAAGTAA